Proteins encoded in a region of the Paenibacillus sp. E222 genome:
- a CDS encoding cytochrome C oxidase subunit IV family protein: MSVQDKSDQQPVKHRHRAEGPQKHVVVFIFSIVLTLIAFAAAAAGGVNTTFTIIILVVMAILQVFVQLGYWMHLKDKGHLMPILFMCFGFFVAFTCIIMALYWVWW; the protein is encoded by the coding sequence ATGTCGGTACAGGATAAGAGTGATCAGCAGCCTGTGAAGCATCGTCACCGGGCGGAAGGTCCACAGAAACACGTTGTTGTTTTTATCTTCTCGATCGTCCTGACGCTCATTGCGTTCGCGGCTGCCGCCGCGGGAGGAGTTAATACGACCTTTACCATTATTATATTGGTGGTTATGGCGATCCTGCAGGTGTTTGTACAGCTCGGTTACTGGATGCACTTGAAGGATAAAGGGCATTTGATGCCGATCCTGTTCATGTGCTTCGGATTTTTCGTAGCTTTTACGTGCATCATTATGGCACTCTATTGGGTTTGGTGGTAA
- the cdiI gene encoding ribonuclease toxin immunity protein CdiI: MSVKLTEKELLEMYYRHLEGKYFLDALKNYCNGNGFGGSESVWCVFAGELDEWEEGYFGDAGVCYFFDYPAVEEDQKIVLDYSTFYQYLNEASKDYLIRNPNVKGEVEARLEEIKQKFNIG; encoded by the coding sequence ATGAGTGTCAAATTAACAGAGAAAGAATTATTGGAAATGTATTATCGACACCTTGAAGGGAAATATTTTTTAGATGCACTTAAAAACTATTGCAATGGAAATGGGTTTGGCGGTAGTGAGAGTGTTTGGTGTGTTTTTGCAGGTGAGTTAGATGAGTGGGAGGAAGGTTATTTCGGAGATGCGGGAGTTTGCTATTTTTTTGACTACCCCGCAGTAGAAGAAGATCAAAAAATTGTATTGGATTATTCCACTTTCTATCAGTATCTAAATGAAGCAAGTAAGGACTATTTAATACGGAATCCAAATGTTAAGGGTGAGGTTGAAGCTCGATTAGAGGAAATCAAACAAAAGTTCAATATTGGATAA
- a CDS encoding AHH domain-containing protein, whose protein sequence is MLERNATVQGTITGVNNVIDYTGDLVTGQKSGQEIWQDVSGAGKAYAKPFMDLKGEDNRTMLTLKEQESYDAGRNDVNAAVRVVDTVTAVAGGASLVKNGVKVLKGGGKKFGHADGDGAKGGVPHGHGDGPDRASGGAMKDGKLKTNAALMPSSLAELGERINQAMGKMTAGAAASVPWRVQRVRLSNGQTVPVIVKNDSHMFSDTGGNHGKGSDSGSSKGSPSTSHVDSKKTGKSQNVESSPSFISPKVEASKPQNTWIPKDSPSESTKPRTRNHQEYYDPHLNQQSISKLNAAADEGIITPNQWTGKLECKSGDLEHLTQRELQEINKLLIAGKNVNADRIMTLRNQSSKLAEDYSDKVKESNGWELSKEYPASRQDSVVLGKELEEAGITRPPDSQAHHLVPVNQGGLRELIEKYGININSSANGVFLPQKAMSDWPGQVTHFPFNNIDKKGNPMFRHGQEYIKYMRKNLLDIDKLPVSQQIKKERILAFLEETREGLLTGKIEILYED, encoded by the coding sequence GTGCTGGAGCGGAATGCCACGGTACAAGGAACGATTACGGGCGTAAATAACGTCATCGATTATACAGGAGACTTGGTCACGGGCCAGAAATCAGGGCAAGAGATCTGGCAGGATGTATCCGGTGCGGGAAAGGCGTATGCCAAACCGTTCATGGATCTGAAAGGCGAAGACAACCGCACGATGCTGACCCTGAAGGAACAAGAGAGTTACGACGCTGGTCGGAACGATGTCAACGCTGCGGTACGGGTTGTTGATACGGTAACGGCTGTAGCTGGCGGGGCATCCTTGGTCAAAAATGGTGTCAAAGTGCTCAAGGGTGGTGGTAAGAAGTTTGGTCATGCAGATGGAGATGGAGCCAAGGGCGGCGTTCCGCATGGTCATGGAGATGGGCCAGATAGAGCCTCAGGCGGTGCCATGAAGGATGGCAAGCTCAAGACCAATGCGGCTTTAATGCCTTCATCTCTTGCAGAGCTGGGAGAACGAATCAACCAGGCTATGGGTAAAATGACTGCAGGTGCAGCAGCCAGTGTTCCATGGCGAGTTCAACGAGTGAGGCTGAGCAACGGCCAGACCGTGCCTGTGATTGTGAAGAATGACAGTCACATGTTCTCCGATACAGGTGGAAATCATGGGAAAGGCAGTGATTCTGGTAGCTCGAAGGGATCGCCGAGCACTTCTCATGTGGATTCGAAGAAGACAGGGAAGTCACAAAATGTGGAGTCTAGTCCTTCATTCATTTCACCGAAGGTTGAGGCATCCAAACCCCAAAATACATGGATTCCCAAAGATAGTCCATCTGAAAGTACCAAGCCGAGGACTAGAAATCACCAGGAATACTATGATCCACATCTGAATCAACAGAGTATTTCCAAACTAAATGCAGCAGCAGATGAAGGAATCATTACTCCCAACCAATGGACCGGGAAATTGGAATGTAAGAGTGGGGATCTGGAACATCTAACACAACGTGAGTTACAAGAGATTAATAAGCTGCTCATCGCTGGAAAAAATGTGAATGCAGATCGGATAATGACGTTACGCAATCAGTCTTCGAAGCTTGCAGAAGATTATTCTGATAAAGTTAAGGAAAGTAACGGATGGGAGCTCAGCAAGGAATATCCTGCATCCAGGCAGGATTCCGTAGTACTTGGAAAGGAACTAGAAGAAGCAGGTATTACCCGTCCGCCGGATTCTCAAGCGCATCACCTCGTGCCTGTAAATCAAGGGGGGCTCCGAGAGCTAATCGAGAAGTATGGAATTAACATCAATTCCTCGGCAAACGGAGTCTTTCTTCCTCAGAAAGCAATGTCGGATTGGCCAGGGCAAGTGACGCATTTCCCGTTTAACAATATAGATAAAAAAGGGAATCCTATGTTCAGGCATGGTCAGGAGTATATTAAGTATATGAGAAAGAATCTATTGGATATAGATAAACTTCCAGTAAGTCAACAAATAAAGAAAGAACGCATACTAGCATTCTTGGAGGAGACAAGAGAAGGTCTGCTAACAGGCAAAATCGAGATTTTATATGAAGATTAA
- a CDS encoding suppressor of fused domain protein, whose product MKIWRMSEVTDGQILDVVKDGGMLEELNKGISLINEWKVIQMRLKYEGDSTQIYSISSHLSDMILNQHAAIELREFLENNVEVLPVIYKNETHYVMNVLNILDCINLDKSIANKYGGFEKLEFIEERVSGQHIFKTIFYNYEITEHPIISSATYVSDEFKQRVEEAGLEGFDFDLAWSSEPEAYVERNPRIRVTDRQDAETHISTFYGPIHNMIPAESNDAGDPEIYITEPTAAVPYQTLVSFGNSYFRGMTPASLDTGYAEIVMHLPVDAQLTKENWENRPLGWVVPMMRHFVKEIMQRGYFTGQWLVFPNQSEEDLADTYREMFSETGVPAHTKILPYDDSTTYCGVMIVPPLPQCPEALNMPYRDEGKEMEGEWPIYFHTLLPLYREEIIHFFEKGRDSLITKLMANGVEAVYQWDRQNSCL is encoded by the coding sequence TTGAAAATTTGGAGAATGTCTGAAGTTACAGATGGGCAAATTCTTGATGTTGTAAAGGATGGAGGAATGCTCGAAGAACTCAATAAAGGTATTTCGTTGATTAATGAATGGAAAGTTATACAGATGAGATTGAAGTACGAAGGTGACTCTACTCAGATTTACAGTATATCTAGTCATCTATCAGATATGATTTTAAACCAGCATGCAGCTATTGAGTTGAGAGAATTTCTGGAGAATAATGTGGAAGTTTTACCTGTTATTTATAAAAATGAAACACATTACGTAATGAATGTACTTAACATTTTGGATTGTATTAATTTGGACAAGTCTATTGCTAATAAATATGGAGGATTCGAAAAATTAGAATTTATTGAAGAAAGGGTCAGTGGACAGCATATTTTCAAAACGATCTTCTATAACTATGAAATCACTGAACATCCAATCATATCAAGTGCAACCTATGTCTCGGATGAGTTCAAACAACGTGTAGAAGAAGCAGGTCTAGAGGGATTTGATTTTGACCTAGCTTGGTCAAGCGAACCTGAAGCATACGTGGAACGCAATCCACGGATTCGAGTAACGGATCGTCAGGATGCAGAGACACATATCAGCACATTCTATGGACCTATTCATAATATGATTCCCGCGGAGTCGAACGATGCAGGCGATCCTGAAATCTACATAACCGAACCTACTGCTGCGGTACCATATCAAACGCTGGTTTCATTTGGGAACAGTTACTTCCGGGGGATGACGCCAGCTTCACTGGATACCGGATATGCAGAAATTGTAATGCATTTACCAGTGGATGCACAGTTGACGAAAGAAAACTGGGAGAATCGTCCGCTCGGCTGGGTCGTACCTATGATGCGGCACTTTGTGAAAGAAATCATGCAGCGTGGATATTTTACAGGACAGTGGCTTGTCTTCCCCAACCAAAGTGAGGAGGATCTGGCGGATACATATCGGGAGATGTTTAGTGAGACAGGAGTACCTGCACATACAAAAATCCTACCGTATGACGACAGTACCACCTACTGCGGAGTCATGATCGTTCCACCGCTACCTCAATGCCCAGAAGCGTTGAACATGCCGTACCGGGATGAAGGTAAGGAGATGGAGGGCGAATGGCCGATCTATTTCCATACATTGCTGCCCTTGTACCGGGAGGAGATCATACACTTTTTTGAGAAAGGCCGAGATTCGCTGATCACCAAGTTGATGGCCAATGGTGTTGAGGCAGTATATCAGTGGGATCGGCAAAATAGTTGTCTGTAG
- a CDS encoding CdiA family toxin C-terminal domain-containing protein: MGKMTAGAAASVPWRVQRVRLSNGQTVPVIVKNDSHMFSDTGGNHGKGSDSGSSKGSPSTSHVDSRESSVPKGIVSKESATSSNVTPTKPKDASKPKDAPSSKDGTKARDGKTEGTGDTVPVIKNNFEYLDGFDDHLINAQSIVRKGNKGVVGGHNLESFEKILTDQGWSLEDLIVSKTPHPTTPGIYQIQYRLPALDRELKVISGQYKNISHPKTVYDPKVISNDQIIQVGKRSDGEWRNCR, translated from the coding sequence ATGGGTAAAATGACCGCAGGCGCAGCAGCCAGTGTTCCATGGCGAGTTCAGCGGGTGAGGCTGAGCAACGGCCAGACCGTGCCGGTGATTGTGAAGAATGACAGTCACATGTTCTCCGATACAGGTGGAAATCATGGGAAAGGCAGTGATTCTGGTAGCTCGAAGGGATCGCCGAGCACTTCTCATGTGGATTCGAGAGAGAGTAGTGTGCCGAAAGGAATCGTATCTAAAGAGTCAGCTACGTCTTCAAACGTTACACCAACTAAGCCGAAGGATGCATCTAAACCTAAAGATGCTCCGTCATCGAAAGATGGAACTAAGGCCAGGGATGGGAAAACTGAGGGGACGGGTGATACCGTACCAGTAATAAAGAATAATTTCGAGTATTTAGATGGTTTTGACGATCACTTAATTAATGCACAAAGTATTGTAAGAAAAGGGAACAAAGGAGTTGTGGGAGGTCACAATTTAGAAAGTTTCGAAAAAATATTAACAGATCAAGGCTGGAGTCTTGAAGACCTTATCGTTTCCAAAACCCCACATCCTACAACCCCTGGAATCTATCAAATCCAATATAGACTTCCAGCCCTTGATAGGGAATTGAAAGTAATATCCGGTCAGTATAAAAATATTTCACATCCAAAAACTGTATATGATCCAAAAGTAATCTCGAATGATCAAATTATACAAGTGGGGAAAAGAAGCGATGGCGAATGGCGAAATTGTAGGTAG
- the coxB gene encoding cytochrome c oxidase subunit II, whose product MMKQWQVAKRILPLLAVFSLLLSACGREDLSVMKPQGPVAQGQYDLMKLSITIMIVVLIIVFAIAAYVLIRFRRRAGQNEVPEQVEGNFKLEVIWTAIPLLLVIVLAVPTVKTIFAQGEDLSNDKNAVQVKVTSHQYWWEFTYPQYDVTTAQDLIIPTGKKIAFELKTADVLHSFWVPSLAGKMDTNPDGTLNKFSFSAPNEGVYRGKCAELCGRSHAFMEFKVKAVSQESFDKWVNEMKAPAVLPEDTQLAEKFKTNCLSCHAVGDQGGPVAPNLTGIGGKQSVAGILLNQGEGQEDGNPVLDNMKEWLHDPQSVKPGNTMPNPKDLGLTDEEIDGIAEYLANYKLDYE is encoded by the coding sequence ATGATGAAACAGTGGCAGGTTGCAAAGCGAATTCTCCCCTTGCTGGCGGTGTTCTCTTTGCTGCTATCCGCATGCGGGCGGGAAGACTTGTCGGTAATGAAACCTCAGGGTCCTGTGGCGCAAGGCCAATATGATCTGATGAAGCTGTCCATTACGATTATGATCGTGGTGCTCATCATTGTATTTGCTATTGCTGCGTATGTGTTGATCCGGTTTCGCAGACGAGCCGGGCAGAATGAAGTGCCCGAACAGGTTGAAGGCAATTTCAAGCTGGAAGTAATATGGACAGCCATTCCGTTGCTGCTCGTTATTGTTCTGGCAGTACCGACGGTCAAAACGATTTTTGCCCAAGGCGAAGATCTGTCCAACGACAAAAATGCAGTTCAGGTCAAAGTCACCTCGCATCAGTACTGGTGGGAATTCACTTATCCTCAATATGACGTAACCACCGCTCAAGACCTCATCATCCCGACCGGAAAGAAAATCGCATTCGAATTGAAAACCGCTGACGTGCTTCACTCCTTCTGGGTGCCGTCACTTGCGGGTAAAATGGACACAAACCCGGATGGAACGCTTAACAAGTTCAGTTTCTCGGCGCCAAATGAAGGCGTTTACCGAGGTAAATGTGCTGAATTATGCGGCAGATCGCATGCCTTCATGGAATTTAAGGTAAAAGCGGTCAGTCAGGAATCCTTTGACAAATGGGTCAATGAAATGAAAGCCCCGGCGGTACTTCCGGAAGATACCCAATTGGCTGAGAAGTTCAAAACAAACTGCCTTTCTTGCCATGCAGTTGGGGATCAGGGTGGACCAGTTGCGCCTAACCTTACAGGTATCGGTGGCAAGCAATCCGTGGCAGGTATTCTGCTGAACCAGGGCGAAGGCCAGGAAGACGGTAATCCGGTGCTGGACAACATGAAAGAATGGCTCCATGATCCACAATCCGTGAAGCCGGGCAATACGATGCCTAATCCGAAAGACCTTGGACTCACAGATGAAGAAATCGACGGAATTGCCGAATATCTGGCCAACTACAAATTGGACTATGAATAG
- a CDS encoding DUF600 domain-containing protein, with amino-acid sequence MSKVFEDIFSELQADMVSICLEYVHKRAEKIYIYCSFEERVISSDFFYFINGRLVKKHKLNDALDDSYGLLYDISVERQKGVLNIINDDIEKIYRLCDEHKREMPTEIKLVYDVTKNSLKAEYKYELVYSNDPVKTADDIAKEWFEQIKEEHSA; translated from the coding sequence ATGAGCAAAGTATTTGAAGATATTTTTAGTGAACTTCAAGCTGACATGGTCTCCATTTGTTTAGAGTATGTTCACAAAAGAGCCGAAAAAATATATATTTATTGTTCATTTGAAGAAAGAGTTATTTCTAGTGATTTTTTCTATTTTATTAATGGTAGGCTTGTAAAGAAACACAAACTTAACGATGCATTAGATGATAGTTATGGTCTTCTATATGACATATCAGTCGAAAGACAAAAAGGCGTTCTGAATATTATTAACGATGATATTGAAAAGATATATAGATTATGCGACGAACACAAAAGAGAAATGCCAACCGAAATAAAATTGGTATATGATGTTACAAAAAATAGCCTTAAAGCAGAATATAAATATGAGTTGGTTTATTCAAATGACCCTGTAAAAACCGCAGACGACATTGCGAAGGAATGGTTCGAGCAAATTAAAGAGGAACATAGCGCGTAA
- the ctaD gene encoding cytochrome c oxidase subunit I, whose protein sequence is MDWITTVDHKKIAVLYLIAGGFFFGIGGIEAILIRIQLMKPMNNFVSAQVFNELITMHGTTMIFLGVMPIIFAVMNAVVPLQIGARDVAFPFVNALGFWTFLFGGLLLNLSWLMGGAPDAGWTSYTPLSGSEYSGTHGVDFYTIGLQIAGLGTLIGGINFLATIITMRAPGMSYMRMPMFTWTTFITSAIILFAFPAITVGLVLLTFDRILGANFFDVAGGGNPVLWQHIFWIFGHPEVYILILPAFGIISEVIPTFARKRLFGYSSMVFATILIAFLGFMVWAHHMFTTGLGTVANALFSISTMLIAVPTGIKIFNWLFTMWGGQIRFTAANLFAVGFVPTFVMGGVTGVMLASAPADFQFHDTYFVVAHFHYVIVGGLVLGLFSGLHYWWPKMFGRVLSETLGKWTFWTFMIGFQLTFFVQHFLGLMGMQRRIVTYLPNQDFDLLNLVSSVGAFLMGVGVILFLVNIVITTRKPADAPNDPWEDGRTLEWSIPSPPPEYNFKQTPLVRGIDAYWKEKMAGHTEMTPAEPVGSIHMPSATPLPFVMSVGIFIAGLGLMFSKDDFGNAFMNGLFNNYIVVIIGLLITFGAMALRSLYDDHGWHIEPEDQDEKGVRT, encoded by the coding sequence ATGGATTGGATTACCACCGTCGATCACAAAAAAATCGCCGTTCTCTACTTAATTGCGGGTGGATTTTTCTTTGGAATCGGCGGCATTGAAGCCATTTTGATTCGGATTCAGCTCATGAAACCGATGAATAATTTTGTGTCGGCGCAGGTCTTCAACGAATTGATTACGATGCACGGAACAACGATGATTTTCCTTGGTGTCATGCCTATTATTTTTGCCGTAATGAATGCCGTTGTGCCTTTGCAGATTGGGGCACGGGACGTTGCTTTCCCTTTTGTTAACGCGCTGGGTTTCTGGACATTCCTGTTTGGCGGACTGCTCTTGAACCTGAGCTGGTTGATGGGAGGGGCACCGGATGCCGGATGGACTTCGTATACGCCTCTCTCTGGCAGCGAGTACAGTGGGACGCACGGTGTGGATTTCTACACTATAGGACTCCAGATCGCCGGTCTAGGGACACTCATCGGGGGCATTAACTTTCTCGCCACCATCATTACGATGCGTGCGCCGGGAATGTCCTATATGCGGATGCCGATGTTCACCTGGACCACATTTATTACATCAGCCATCATCCTTTTTGCATTCCCTGCCATAACGGTAGGACTTGTATTGTTAACGTTTGACCGTATACTGGGAGCCAATTTCTTCGATGTTGCAGGTGGCGGTAACCCGGTACTCTGGCAGCATATCTTCTGGATCTTCGGGCACCCGGAAGTATACATTCTCATTTTGCCAGCATTTGGTATTATTTCTGAGGTTATTCCAACCTTTGCACGTAAAAGATTGTTTGGTTACAGCTCCATGGTGTTTGCAACCATTCTGATTGCCTTTCTGGGATTCATGGTATGGGCGCATCACATGTTTACGACAGGTCTGGGAACCGTCGCTAATGCATTGTTCTCGATCTCAACCATGCTGATTGCTGTACCAACAGGGATCAAAATATTTAACTGGCTCTTTACGATGTGGGGCGGACAGATCCGTTTTACGGCAGCAAACCTGTTTGCTGTTGGATTCGTTCCAACCTTCGTTATGGGCGGGGTAACTGGTGTCATGCTGGCCTCTGCGCCTGCGGATTTCCAGTTCCATGATACGTACTTTGTTGTCGCTCACTTCCATTACGTTATCGTTGGTGGATTGGTGCTAGGTTTGTTCTCGGGGCTACATTACTGGTGGCCGAAGATGTTCGGTCGTGTTCTGAGCGAAACGCTCGGAAAGTGGACGTTCTGGACGTTCATGATCGGTTTCCAATTAACGTTCTTCGTACAGCATTTCCTTGGATTGATGGGGATGCAGCGCCGGATCGTTACATACTTGCCGAATCAGGATTTTGACCTGCTTAACCTAGTCAGCTCCGTTGGTGCATTCCTGATGGGTGTTGGGGTTATCCTGTTCCTCGTGAACATCGTGATCACAACGAGAAAACCAGCAGACGCACCGAATGATCCGTGGGAAGATGGCCGTACGTTGGAATGGTCGATTCCATCTCCACCGCCGGAATACAACTTCAAGCAGACGCCTCTGGTACGTGGAATCGATGCGTATTGGAAGGAAAAGATGGCAGGACATACGGAGATGACACCAGCTGAACCTGTAGGTTCGATCCATATGCCGTCAGCGACGCCGCTGCCGTTTGTTATGTCCGTCGGTATATTCATTGCTGGACTTGGTCTCATGTTCAGCAAGGATGATTTTGGCAATGCGTTTATGAACGGATTGTTCAACAATTATATTGTGGTCATTATTGGCCTTCTGATTACATTTGGTGCGATGGCGCTGCGGTCACTTTACGACGATCATGGCTGGCATATTGAACCGGAGGATCAGGATGAGAAGGGGGTTAGAACATGA
- a CDS encoding transposase, with amino-acid sequence MDQKDKEMLPLSHEKVEVDGIYTNEAGQEEHLHRGQHFPADPVLGKTEWELTEFAFDNHHDGRTDERLVPKENDTDKIGKTTHPRRHFQRGDR; translated from the coding sequence ATGGATCAAAAGGATAAAGAAATGCTGCCCCTTTCGCATGAAAAGGTGGAAGTGGACGGAATATATACCAACGAAGCCGGACAAGAAGAACATCTGCATCGCGGACAACACTTCCCGGCCGATCCCGTTCTCGGCAAGACAGAATGGGAACTGACGGAATTCGCTTTTGACAACCATCACGATGGTCGTACTGACGAGCGTTTGGTTCCTAAAGAGAATGACACCGATAAGATTGGCAAGACCACACATCCACGTAGACATTTTCAGCGTGGCGACCGTTAA
- the map gene encoding type I methionyl aminopeptidase, with the protein MHVDPILKTKEEIGYMREAGRILRSCHEQIEKWLAPGVTTGDIDERVEAFLAERGATPEQKGYRGYPYATCASVNEVVCHGFPDDRKLAQGDVVTIDMVVNKDGWLSDSAWTYGIGEQRRSISKLMHRTERALHKAIAQAVPGNTLGDIGNAIERTARLYRYGIVKPLIGHGIGQYIHEPPNVLPYGKRRTGMMLTEGMVITIEPIFTKGSSGAVVWDEDGWTVRTADGSWGVQYEHTVAITNDGPLILTDGT; encoded by the coding sequence ATGCATGTGGACCCTATTTTAAAAACAAAAGAAGAGATCGGCTACATGCGGGAAGCGGGACGAATCCTGCGAAGCTGTCACGAGCAGATTGAAAAATGGCTTGCCCCCGGAGTGACGACAGGAGATATTGACGAGCGGGTGGAGGCTTTTCTGGCTGAGAGAGGAGCTACACCTGAGCAAAAGGGGTATAGAGGTTATCCTTACGCTACATGCGCTTCAGTTAATGAAGTGGTTTGCCACGGCTTCCCTGATGACCGGAAATTGGCCCAAGGGGATGTAGTGACTATTGATATGGTGGTGAACAAAGACGGCTGGCTTTCCGATTCTGCATGGACGTATGGGATCGGTGAGCAACGAAGGTCCATCAGCAAGCTAATGCATCGAACGGAAAGGGCACTTCATAAGGCGATAGCACAGGCCGTGCCAGGAAATACGCTGGGGGATATTGGAAACGCGATTGAACGGACAGCAAGGCTGTATCGTTACGGGATTGTGAAGCCTCTTATTGGTCATGGGATCGGTCAATATATCCATGAACCACCAAACGTCCTCCCTTACGGGAAACGCAGAACAGGTATGATGCTGACAGAAGGCATGGTCATTACAATTGAACCCATATTTACAAAAGGCAGCTCTGGAGCGGTTGTATGGGATGAGGATGGCTGGACGGTGAGAACGGCGGATGGAAGCTGGGGCGTTCAGTATGAGCATACGGTAGCCATAACAAATGATGGTCCCCTTATATTAACTGACGGGACTTAG
- a CDS encoding cytochrome (ubi)quinol oxidase subunit III: MTTSHAEPVDGKLPHEPEKATLEGRNKLVGFWLFLGGETVLFGTLFATFLALRGQTNDGPTANELFHLPLVAAATFILLVSSLTSVFAIQAMHKGKRNALALWLSITVVLGLGFLGLEIYEFYEYVKHKEFGMTTSAFSSAFYTLVGFHGAHVAFGIMWIGLIIGQLFRKGLTVVTAPKVYVSAMYWHFIDVVWVFIFTVVYLLGKVG; the protein is encoded by the coding sequence ATGACAACTTCACATGCCGAACCGGTAGACGGCAAATTGCCGCATGAGCCGGAGAAAGCAACGCTGGAAGGACGCAACAAGCTTGTCGGCTTCTGGTTGTTCCTTGGCGGCGAGACCGTATTGTTCGGAACCCTCTTCGCAACCTTTTTGGCCCTTCGTGGGCAAACGAATGACGGACCGACGGCAAATGAATTGTTTCATCTGCCCCTCGTGGCTGCCGCAACTTTTATTCTCTTGGTCAGCAGTTTGACAAGTGTATTTGCCATCCAGGCTATGCATAAGGGCAAGCGCAATGCTCTTGCTCTCTGGCTTAGCATCACCGTTGTACTGGGTCTCGGATTCCTCGGTCTGGAAATTTACGAGTTCTATGAATATGTGAAACATAAAGAGTTCGGCATGACCACAAGTGCATTCAGTTCAGCGTTCTATACGCTGGTCGGGTTCCACGGAGCTCACGTTGCATTCGGTATTATGTGGATCGGGCTCATTATCGGTCAACTGTTCAGAAAAGGATTAACGGTCGTAACTGCACCTAAAGTATACGTCTCCGCAATGTACTGGCACTTTATTGACGTGGTCTGGGTGTTTATCTTTACGGTCGTGTACCTGCTCGGAAAGGTGGGGTAA